One genomic window of Clostridium taeniosporum includes the following:
- the fliB gene encoding flagellin lysine-N-methylase encodes MKKRVLTLQPNYMKYFKCIGNDCEYHCCRGWSIDIDKKTFKNYRKVNRDNPIKKIINKNIILNKEIKENNYYAKITLDNNKNCPFLNKEGLCEIYIKCGENYLSKTCNQYPRIINIVDGCVEKSCHISCPETAKSLFNENFMSFDQFYDEIDLDKYSVLMNLNTNSEYGMNKNLWILREMSIDILQNREFTLEERIFILGLILNKVQNVIHNEETENISNVIKNSLQKYLNDSIKIYMENLKYKDAVKANFIHLICNTKLKDKNVEHDYNNLFLDFLEGINYDENNLNKSLESYKIGYENIYSAFLKNKEYVLENYLVNEVFSTLFPIKRGTEIFEEYCILVIKFAILKIFLVGIGNHYKCLDDNKVIRILYLYSRNIEHTKGYIDGILDWIKKENNVNMGFMSLLIRK; translated from the coding sequence ATGAAAAAAAGAGTTTTAACATTACAACCAAATTACATGAAATATTTTAAATGTATAGGAAATGATTGTGAATATCATTGTTGTCGAGGATGGAGTATTGATATAGATAAAAAAACCTTTAAGAATTATAGAAAAGTAAATAGAGATAATCCAATAAAGAAAATAATAAATAAAAATATAATTTTAAACAAAGAAATAAAAGAAAATAATTATTATGCAAAGATAACATTAGATAATAATAAAAATTGTCCTTTTTTAAATAAAGAAGGACTATGTGAAATTTATATAAAATGTGGAGAAAACTATTTATCAAAAACTTGTAATCAATATCCAAGAATTATAAATATTGTAGATGGATGCGTTGAGAAATCTTGTCATATATCTTGCCCTGAAACAGCTAAATCATTATTTAATGAAAATTTTATGAGCTTTGACCAATTTTATGATGAAATAGATTTAGATAAATATTCTGTATTAATGAATTTAAATACCAATTCTGAATATGGAATGAATAAGAATTTATGGATTTTAAGAGAAATGAGTATAGACATACTTCAAAATAGAGAATTTACATTAGAAGAAAGAATTTTTATTTTAGGTCTTATTTTAAATAAAGTCCAAAATGTAATACATAATGAAGAGACTGAAAATATTAGTAATGTAATTAAAAATAGTTTACAAAAATATTTAAATGATTCTATAAAAATATACATGGAAAATTTAAAATATAAAGATGCGGTTAAAGCTAATTTTATTCATCTAATATGTAATACAAAATTAAAAGATAAAAATGTTGAACATGATTATAATAATTTATTTTTAGATTTCTTAGAAGGAATTAATTATGATGAAAATAATTTAAATAAAAGCTTAGAAAGTTATAAGATAGGATACGAAAATATATATTCTGCTTTTTTGAAAAATAAAGAATATGTTTTAGAAAATTATCTGGTAAATGAAGTTTTTTCAACTTTATTTCCAATAAAAAGAGGAACAGAAATATTTGAAGAATATTGTATATTGGTTATTAAATTCGCAATATTAAAAATATTTTTAGTTGGTATAGGAAATCATTATAAATGTCTTGATGATAATAAAGTAATTAGAATATTATACTTATATTCTAGAAATATAGAGCATACTAAGGGTTATATTGATGGAATTTTAGATTGGATTAAAAAAGAAAATAATGTAAATATGGGTTTTATGAGTTTGCTTATTAGAAAGTAA
- the pseB gene encoding UDP-N-acetylglucosamine 4,6-dehydratase (inverting), whose amino-acid sequence MLDNKVILITGGTGSFGKKFTERILNEYNPQKIIIYSRDEFKQDLMKKEFIAKYPDAMDKLRFFIGDIRDKERLYRAFHGVDYVIHAAAMKQVPACEYNPFEAIKTNIHGAQNIVDACIDKGVKKCVALSTDKAVNPINLYGGTKLVSDKLFISGNAYSGGDGTVFSVVRYGNVAGSRGSVIPFFNKLLENGEKVLPITDFRMTRFWITLDQGVDLVFKALNESKGGETYISKIPSFKITDLAQAMCKEIDMKEVGIREGEKLHEVMITSDDSRMTYEYDKHYIIYPNFDWWNSKMFMTPGGKKIKEGFEYNSSNNTEWFNIEQLRSALKELGFEVR is encoded by the coding sequence ATGTTGGATAATAAAGTAATATTGATAACAGGTGGAACAGGGTCATTTGGTAAAAAGTTTACAGAAAGAATACTAAATGAATATAATCCACAAAAAATAATTATATATTCAAGAGATGAATTTAAACAAGATTTAATGAAAAAAGAGTTTATAGCAAAATATCCTGATGCTATGGATAAATTAAGATTTTTTATAGGAGATATAAGAGATAAAGAAAGATTATATAGAGCTTTTCATGGTGTGGATTATGTTATTCATGCGGCAGCTATGAAACAAGTCCCAGCTTGTGAATATAATCCGTTTGAAGCTATTAAAACTAATATTCATGGTGCACAAAATATAGTAGATGCTTGTATTGATAAAGGAGTAAAAAAATGTGTTGCTTTATCTACTGATAAAGCTGTTAATCCAATAAATCTTTATGGAGGTACAAAACTTGTTTCTGATAAACTATTTATTTCGGGAAATGCATATTCTGGTGGAGATGGAACTGTATTTTCAGTAGTTAGATATGGTAATGTTGCTGGTAGTAGGGGATCAGTTATTCCATTTTTTAATAAATTATTAGAAAATGGGGAAAAAGTTTTACCTATAACAGATTTTAGAATGACAAGGTTTTGGATTACTTTAGATCAAGGTGTAGATTTAGTATTTAAAGCATTAAATGAATCAAAAGGTGGAGAAACTTATATTTCTAAAATACCTTCATTTAAAATAACTGATTTAGCACAAGCTATGTGTAAAGAAATTGATATGAAGGAAGTTGGAATAAGAGAAGGTGAAAAGCTTCATGAAGTTATGATAACTAGTGATGATTCTAGAATGACTTATGAATATGATAAACATTACATAATTTATCCTAATTTTGACTGGTGGAATTCTAAGATGTTTATGACTCCAGGGGGGAAGAAAATTAAAGAAGGATTTGAATACAATTCATCTAATAATACAGAATGGTTTAATATAGAACAATTAAGAAGTGCTTTAAAAGAATTAGGGTTTGAAGTAAGATAA
- a CDS encoding cytidylyltransferase domain-containing protein yields the protein MKVVCIVQARMGSSRLPGKVLKEICGKSVLEHVIYRLRLINNIDEIIIATTNLERDNQIIKECEKIGVKYFRGSEDNVLSRYYYAAKENNADIVVRITSDCPLIDYKISQDIIQYYLDNAKKYDYISNTIERTYPRGLDTEVFSFNALEVAFKEAVSNRDLEHVTPYIWDNSKVFKIAQYKNDKDYSELRWTLDTKEDLELIENIYENLYNHMNSQFVFEDILNLYNQYPELYNMNKHIMQKHI from the coding sequence ATGAAAGTTGTATGTATAGTACAAGCAAGAATGGGTTCTTCTAGATTACCTGGTAAGGTATTAAAAGAGATTTGTGGAAAAAGTGTTTTAGAACATGTTATTTATAGATTAAGGTTGATTAATAATATAGATGAAATAATAATAGCTACAACCAATTTGGAAAGAGATAATCAGATTATAAAAGAATGTGAAAAAATCGGAGTAAAATATTTTAGAGGTTCAGAAGATAATGTATTGTCTAGATATTATTATGCAGCAAAAGAAAATAATGCTGATATAGTTGTTAGAATTACATCAGATTGTCCATTGATAGATTACAAAATAAGTCAAGATATAATACAATATTATTTAGATAATGCCAAGAAATATGATTATATTAGTAACACTATTGAAAGAACTTATCCAAGGGGGCTTGATACTGAGGTGTTTAGTTTTAATGCTTTAGAAGTTGCTTTTAAAGAAGCAGTAAGTAATAGAGATTTAGAACATGTAACTCCGTATATATGGGATAATTCAAAAGTTTTTAAAATAGCACAATATAAAAATGATAAAGATTATTCAGAGTTAAGGTGGACACTTGATACAAAAGAAGACTTAGAACTTATTGAAAATATATATGAAAATTTATATAATCATATGAATTCACAATTTGTTTTTGAAGATATATTAAACTTATACAATCAATATCCAGAACTTTACAATATGAATAAACATATAATGCAAAAACATATATAG
- a CDS encoding GNAT family N-acetyltransferase, giving the protein MSIKLRNVNKDDCRLLYNWVNDEQVRKSSFKTKKIVYDEHKNWFEEKLNSNNTKIFILEESKQNIGQIRIEIDGSSALIDYSIDKKYRGKGYGIKIIEIIEKEIKKKLPQISTLEAIVKLNNIISQRCFEKNNYNKYLENKYVLYKKEIS; this is encoded by the coding sequence ATGAGTATTAAGTTAAGAAATGTTAATAAAGATGATTGTAGATTGTTATATAATTGGGTAAATGATGAGCAAGTAAGAAAAAGTTCATTTAAAACTAAAAAGATTGTTTATGATGAACATAAAAATTGGTTTGAAGAGAAATTGAATTCAAATAATACAAAGATATTTATACTAGAAGAATCTAAACAAAATATAGGACAAATTAGAATCGAAATTGATGGATCAAGTGCACTTATTGATTATAGCATAGATAAAAAATATAGAGGTAAAGGTTATGGAATTAAAATAATAGAGATTATTGAAAAAGAAATTAAAAAAAAATTGCCACAAATAAGCACATTAGAAGCAATTGTCAAATTAAACAATATCATATCTCAAAGATGTTTTGAAAAAAATAATTACAATAAGTATCTTGAGAATAAATATGTTCTATATAAAAAAGAAATAAGTTAA
- the pseI gene encoding pseudaminic acid synthase codes for MNNQININDKIIGENHPCYIIAEMSANHAGSYERAIEIIEAAKSAGADCIKIQTYTADTMTIDCDNNYFSIKDGTWKGENLYKLYEKAYTPWEWQEGLKNKAEELGIDFLSTPFDKTSVDFLESINVDFYKIASFELIDIPLIKYIASKNKPIIMSTGMGTLGEIEEAVNAIKSMGNEKICLLKCSSAYPAIPDDMNLITMKNLKDIFQVNVGLSDHSLGSIASVTAVAMGAKIIEKHFCLNREIQNPDASFSMEPQEFKNMVDNIRLAERAMGRISYELSDNEKQSRKFRRSIFVIKDIKEGEQFTEENIRIIRPGNGLKPKYYEDVLGKIAICDIKRGTPLSWNQVK; via the coding sequence ATGAATAATCAAATTAATATTAATGATAAGATTATTGGAGAGAATCATCCTTGTTATATAATTGCTGAAATGTCAGCCAATCATGCAGGAAGTTATGAAAGAGCAATAGAAATAATAGAAGCAGCAAAAAGTGCTGGTGCAGATTGTATAAAAATACAAACATATACAGCAGATACTATGACTATTGATTGTGATAATAATTATTTTAGTATAAAAGACGGTACTTGGAAAGGAGAAAATTTATATAAACTTTATGAAAAAGCGTATACGCCATGGGAATGGCAAGAAGGTTTAAAAAATAAAGCAGAAGAGTTGGGAATTGATTTTTTATCAACACCATTTGATAAGACTTCTGTAGATTTCTTAGAAAGTATAAATGTGGATTTTTATAAAATAGCCTCATTTGAATTGATAGATATTCCCCTTATTAAATATATTGCATCTAAAAATAAACCTATAATAATGTCTACTGGCATGGGAACTTTAGGTGAAATAGAAGAGGCTGTAAATGCAATTAAATCTATGGGAAACGAAAAAATATGCTTATTAAAATGTTCTAGTGCATATCCAGCTATACCAGATGATATGAATTTAATAACTATGAAAAATCTAAAAGACATTTTTCAAGTTAATGTAGGTTTATCAGATCATTCATTAGGTTCAATTGCGTCAGTTACTGCTGTTGCAATGGGTGCTAAAATAATAGAAAAACATTTTTGTTTAAATAGAGAGATCCAAAATCCGGATGCTTCTTTTTCTATGGAACCACAAGAATTCAAAAATATGGTAGATAATATTAGATTAGCTGAAAGAGCTATGGGACGAATAAGTTATGAACTTTCAGATAATGAAAAGCAAAGTAGAAAGTTTAGAAGATCAATTTTTGTGATAAAAGATATTAAGGAAGGTGAACAATTTACAGAAGAAAATATAAGAATAATAAGGCCGGGAAATGGTTTGAAGCCTAAGTATTACGAGGACGTTTTAGGGAAAATAGCAATTTGTGATATAAAAAGAGGCACTCCGCTTTCATGGAATCAGGTTAAATAA
- a CDS encoding methionyl-tRNA formyltransferase, with amino-acid sequence MKIIIATIKSWNIKKAYNFKNNNANDIYIFTDKNELTYEKVNHINPQYIFFPHWSWIISKEIYEKFNCVVFHITDLPFGRGGSPLQNLIDIGIENTKISALKVCNGIDSGDIYLKENLNLNGSADEIFMRASEIIFKDMIPKIINENIVPTKQKGEIVEFKRRNFSQSEILLDFNLKKIYDYIRMLDGEGYPKAFIRFGKYKLEFSRASLKNNKIIADVEIIDEDD; translated from the coding sequence ATGAAAATTATAATAGCTACTATAAAATCATGGAATATAAAAAAAGCATATAATTTTAAGAATAATAATGCTAATGATATTTATATATTTACAGACAAAAATGAGCTGACTTACGAGAAAGTAAATCATATAAATCCACAATATATTTTCTTTCCTCATTGGTCATGGATTATTTCAAAAGAAATATATGAAAAATTTAATTGTGTAGTTTTTCATATAACAGATTTACCTTTCGGCAGAGGTGGAAGTCCGTTGCAGAATTTGATAGATATAGGAATAGAAAATACCAAAATATCTGCATTAAAAGTATGCAATGGAATTGACTCAGGTGATATTTATTTAAAGGAAAATTTAAATTTAAATGGGAGTGCAGATGAAATTTTTATGAGAGCTTCTGAAATCATTTTTAAAGATATGATACCTAAGATAATTAATGAAAATATTGTACCGACTAAGCAAAAGGGAGAAATTGTAGAATTTAAAAGAAGGAATTTTTCTCAAAGTGAAATATTATTAGATTTTAATTTAAAAAAAATATATGATTATATAAGAATGCTTGATGGAGAAGGATATCCTAAGGCTTTTATTAGATTTGGTAAATACAAACTTGAATTTTCAAGAGCAAGTTTAAAAAACAACAAAATAATTGCAGATGTTGAAATTATAGATGAGGATGATTAA
- a CDS encoding PIG-L deacetylase family protein, whose amino-acid sequence MKKVLVIAAHPDDEILGVGGTILKHNRNNDVCFGLILGEGMTSRYEKREFADNISLEKLHKDTYEAAKIIGYKDVYMENLPDNRFDSISLLDIIKIIEKYVNKIKPDIIYTHFGGDLNIDHKITFEAVLTATRPIGKECVKEIYSFETVSSTEWNFNNTNNFKPNYFIDVTETLNEKVEAMKCYKSELKEFPHPRSIKNLKSSALKWGSVISKEYAEAFEVVRIIR is encoded by the coding sequence ATGAAAAAAGTATTAGTAATAGCTGCACATCCAGATGATGAAATTTTAGGTGTAGGTGGAACAATTTTAAAACATAATAGAAATAATGATGTTTGTTTTGGACTTATATTAGGTGAAGGAATGACTTCCAGATATGAAAAAAGAGAGTTTGCAGATAATATAAGTTTAGAAAAACTTCATAAAGATACTTATGAAGCGGCAAAAATAATAGGATATAAAGACGTGTATATGGAAAATTTACCTGATAATAGATTTGATTCAATATCTTTATTAGATATAATAAAGATTATAGAAAAATATGTAAATAAAATAAAACCAGATATAATATATACTCATTTTGGAGGAGATTTAAATATAGATCACAAAATAACTTTTGAAGCTGTATTAACAGCTACAAGACCAATTGGAAAAGAATGTGTAAAAGAAATATATTCTTTTGAAACTGTTTCTTCAACAGAATGGAATTTTAATAATACTAATAATTTTAAACCTAATTACTTTATTGATGTAACGGAAACATTAAATGAAAAAGTGGAAGCTATGAAATGTTATAAAAGTGAGCTAAAAGAGTTTCCGCATCCGAGATCGATTAAAAATTTAAAATCTTCTGCTTTAAAATGGGGGAGTGTAATAAGTAAAGAATATGCAGAGGCATTTGAAGTTGTAAGAATAATAAGATAA
- the pseG gene encoding UDP-2,4-diacetamido-2,4,6-trideoxy-beta-L-altropyranose hydrolase, producing MKIAIRADGGLQIGMGHIMRSLVLAKELKKNNNDVFYVCKQSSLLPEKYEAGINKVKEQGFDVIIINEGDIFAELSKIQADCLITDSYDVNEEYFNIIKKYFKFTGYIDDMNLYYFNVDFIINQNIGAEEWKYKVNKGTKLLLGTDYTMLREEFRRVKDKFIDERIHNIMITVGASDFNGITNKICDYLKELHFKFHVIVGPCFTKENIYELMKLSEKNKNIELHFHADMIKIMNECDICISACGSTLYELASCGIPTIGLIVADNQKKIGEKLNQLKVIKNLGFYQKISKKKLCETIKDLDRNIEKRQEMSKKSMEIVDGKGVNRIVSYLEYINNN from the coding sequence ATGAAAATAGCAATAAGAGCTGATGGCGGTTTACAAATTGGAATGGGTCATATAATGAGAAGTTTAGTATTAGCAAAAGAATTAAAAAAAAATAATAATGATGTATTCTATGTATGTAAACAAAGTAGTTTATTACCTGAGAAATATGAAGCTGGTATAAATAAAGTTAAAGAGCAAGGGTTTGATGTAATTATTATAAATGAAGGCGATATATTTGCAGAGTTATCTAAAATACAAGCTGATTGTTTAATTACAGATAGTTATGATGTTAATGAAGAATATTTTAATATAATTAAAAAGTATTTTAAATTTACTGGATACATAGATGATATGAATTTATATTATTTTAATGTAGATTTTATAATTAATCAAAATATTGGTGCAGAAGAATGGAAATATAAAGTTAATAAAGGTACAAAGCTGTTGTTAGGAACTGATTATACTATGTTAAGAGAAGAATTTAGAAGAGTTAAAGATAAATTTATTGATGAAAGAATTCATAATATAATGATAACAGTAGGTGCATCGGATTTTAATGGAATAACTAATAAAATATGTGATTATTTAAAAGAACTACATTTTAAATTTCATGTAATAGTAGGCCCTTGTTTTACAAAAGAAAATATATATGAATTAATGAAATTATCTGAAAAGAATAAAAATATAGAACTTCATTTTCATGCTGATATGATTAAAATAATGAATGAATGTGATATATGTATATCTGCATGTGGAAGCACATTATATGAGCTTGCTTCTTGTGGAATACCAACAATAGGTTTAATAGTAGCAGATAATCAGAAGAAAATAGGTGAAAAATTAAATCAACTTAAAGTGATAAAAAATTTAGGTTTTTACCAAAAAATTAGTAAGAAAAAGTTATGTGAAACTATTAAGGACTTAGATAGAAATATAGAAAAAAGGCAAGAAATGAGCAAGAAGTCCATGGAAATAGTAGATGGAAAAGGTGTAAATAGAATAGTTTCATATTTAGAATATATAAATAATAACTAA
- a CDS encoding glycosyltransferase, producing the protein MLTLCMIVKNEKFTLEKCLKKASKFVDEIIIVDTGSSDNTKEIALRYTDKVYDFKWCDDFSKARNFSIEKASNDWILVLDADEIIESFNIEEIKEFCINSYNKVGRIKCINEYEDIYGTKKYIERVNRLFNKCYFEYEGIIHEQIVMKNKSTYKTNEIDVCVKHIGYSKEVVERTNKIQRNIELLQKSIKVNNKDSYLYYQLGKSYFMKKEYKNAIIQFEKAIQFIDDFYYEYAEDLIESYGYSLINLNSFNKSLCLYDYEKYYSNSADFMFLLGIIEMNNGNFQKSAETFLKCTEFKEGKIEGVTTFLPLYNIGVIFECLGMVEQAIQYYSQCGDYSLAVNRINNINS; encoded by the coding sequence ATGTTAACTTTATGTATGATAGTTAAAAATGAAAAATTTACACTAGAAAAATGTCTAAAAAAAGCATCTAAATTTGTGGATGAAATAATAATAGTTGATACAGGCTCGTCTGATAATACTAAAGAAATAGCATTAAGGTATACGGATAAAGTATATGATTTTAAATGGTGCGATGATTTTTCAAAAGCAAGAAATTTTTCCATAGAAAAGGCATCTAATGATTGGATATTGGTTTTAGATGCTGATGAAATTATAGAGAGTTTTAATATAGAAGAGATTAAAGAATTCTGTATAAATTCTTATAATAAAGTAGGTCGTATTAAATGTATAAATGAATATGAAGATATATATGGAACAAAAAAATATATAGAAAGAGTTAATAGATTATTTAATAAGTGTTATTTTGAATACGAAGGAATTATACATGAACAAATAGTAATGAAAAATAAATCTACATATAAAACTAATGAAATAGATGTATGTGTAAAACACATTGGATATTCTAAAGAAGTGGTAGAGAGAACAAATAAAATTCAACGTAATATAGAATTATTGCAAAAATCTATTAAAGTAAATAATAAGGATTCATATTTATATTATCAATTAGGAAAATCATATTTTATGAAAAAGGAATATAAAAATGCTATAATACAATTTGAAAAAGCAATACAATTTATAGATGATTTTTATTATGAGTATGCAGAAGATTTGATTGAAAGTTATGGATATAGTTTAATCAATTTAAATTCATTTAATAAATCTCTATGTTTATATGATTATGAAAAATATTATAGTAATAGTGCTGATTTTATGTTTCTTTTAGGAATTATAGAAATGAATAATGGTAATTTTCAAAAATCTGCGGAAACATTTCTAAAATGTACTGAATTTAAAGAGGGAAAAATAGAGGGAGTTACTACATTTTTACCTTTGTATAATATTGGAGTAATATTTGAATGTTTAGGAATGGTTGAACAAGCAATACAATATTATAGTCAATGTGGAGATTATTCTTTAGCTGTAAATAGAATAAATAATATTAATAGTTAA
- a CDS encoding flagellin, with protein sequence MRLTHNMFSANIFNNYKKHLVKNSSAINNISSGLKLSSAKDNPNKITQSQMLKIQVLSNSAARRNIEDTNSMIQTFDGAMQEMNDSLCRIKELTVQAGGGTLTDDDRHVIQNEIDQLTKHLDYMANNTDFNGVKLINENKNTVEDGAVTSMIGGLQGELTVLPKFDLTSEGLKFKDNLGNNILDVTTQENADKSLDIVNEAILSVSSARSKYGAIQLRLEGTEDIVSENNLALERSQSNIADADIAFEMLKFSESQILVQSSISLIAQSNNFPQDALNVLKNIR encoded by the coding sequence ATGAGATTAACTCATAATATGTTTTCAGCAAACATATTTAATAATTATAAGAAACATTTAGTTAAAAATTCTTCTGCTATTAATAATATAAGTTCAGGTTTAAAACTTAGTTCAGCTAAAGATAATCCTAATAAGATAACTCAAAGTCAAATGCTTAAAATACAAGTTTTGAGTAATTCAGCTGCAAGAAGAAATATTGAAGATACTAATTCTATGATTCAAACATTTGATGGAGCTATGCAAGAAATGAATGATAGCTTATGTAGAATTAAAGAATTAACTGTTCAAGCTGGTGGTGGAACTTTAACTGATGACGATAGACACGTAATTCAAAATGAAATTGATCAATTAACAAAACATTTAGATTATATGGCTAACAATACAGATTTTAATGGTGTTAAGCTTATAAATGAGAATAAAAATACTGTGGAAGATGGAGCTGTAACATCTATGATAGGTGGTTTACAGGGTGAATTAACAGTACTTCCTAAATTTGATCTTACTTCCGAAGGATTAAAATTTAAAGATAATTTGGGGAATAATATTTTAGATGTAACTACTCAAGAAAATGCTGATAAATCACTAGATATTGTAAATGAAGCCATATTATCTGTATCTAGTGCTAGAAGTAAATATGGTGCGATACAATTAAGGCTTGAAGGAACGGAAGATATTGTATCTGAGAATAATTTAGCATTAGAAAGATCTCAAAGCAATATTGCTGATGCTGATATAGCATTTGAAATGCTTAAATTTTCAGAAAGTCAGATATTAGTACAATCTTCTATTTCTTTAATTGCTCAAAGTAATAATTTCCCTCAAGATGCATTGAATGTTTTGAAAAATATTAGATAA
- a CDS encoding transposase → MFQNTIISDELSIHNFFKQLNFDLYLTKPQLNHLESIMNAMISRGYNGKVSDIAELASHTHRTSITRFLSKSTWNETLLSKSLKSLVLQLIWNKSKETKKPIYFIIDDTISEKTKPSSKAKNIIEKCSFHNSHLKGKTVYGHQILVSLLSCDGLVLPYSIDIYDKDSMSKIELTQNLVESLPKPENKGYVLCDSWYSCKAIFNSSIKAGYSYIGALKTNRVIYPEGHKRLGIKLHKFATTLNIDDFNLVTVKDKQYYIYNYVGDLKDRKNVSIVLSYPKDSFQKEGALKTFISLDTSLNPLDILTQYTDRWAIEPFFRDCKSYLGLNGYQVRSEKSINRYLTIMIINYTYCKLYSNSSYHFNTGYNCAKKDLEKSKIIYIYKAAANGKPLDEIFKTLKIA, encoded by the coding sequence ATGTTTCAGAACACAATTATATCAGATGAACTATCAATACACAATTTTTTTAAACAACTAAATTTTGATTTATATCTAACTAAGCCACAATTAAATCATCTAGAAAGTATCATGAATGCAATGATTTCAAGAGGTTACAATGGTAAAGTGTCTGATATAGCGGAGCTTGCTTCGCATACGCATCGAACAAGTATCACAAGATTTTTATCAAAGAGTACTTGGAATGAAACACTTTTAAGCAAATCATTGAAGTCCCTAGTTTTACAACTAATATGGAATAAATCAAAAGAAACTAAAAAACCTATATATTTTATTATTGATGACACTATTTCAGAGAAAACTAAGCCCTCGTCAAAGGCTAAAAATATTATTGAAAAGTGTTCATTTCATAATTCTCATTTAAAAGGTAAAACAGTATATGGTCATCAAATTTTAGTTTCATTGCTTTCTTGTGATGGGTTAGTACTTCCTTACTCAATAGATATCTATGATAAAGATTCTATGAGTAAAATAGAATTAACTCAAAATTTAGTTGAATCACTACCTAAACCTGAAAATAAAGGTTATGTTTTGTGCGATAGCTGGTATAGTTGTAAAGCTATTTTTAATAGTTCCATAAAAGCTGGTTACAGCTATATAGGAGCTTTAAAAACTAATAGAGTTATTTATCCCGAAGGACATAAAAGATTAGGAATCAAACTTCACAAATTTGCAACAACTTTAAATATAGATGATTTTAACCTTGTCACCGTTAAAGATAAACAATACTATATTTACAACTATGTTGGTGATTTAAAAGATAGAAAAAATGTTTCAATTGTTCTTAGCTACCCTAAAGATTCATTTCAAAAAGAAGGAGCATTAAAAACATTTATTTCTTTAGATACATCACTAAATCCTTTAGATATCTTAACTCAATATACTGACCGATGGGCGATTGAGCCATTTTTTAGAGATTGTAAATCTTATTTAGGTCTTAATGGATATCAAGTAAGAAGTGAAAAGAGCATCAACAGATATCTTACAATAATGATAATAAATTATACCTATTGTAAATTGTATTCTAATAGCTCATACCACTTTAATACTGGATATAACTGTGCTAAGAAAGATTTAGAAAAATCTAAAATTATATATATCTATAAGGCTGCCGCTAACGGAAAGCCGTTAGACGAAATTTTTAAAACATTAAAAATAGCTTAG
- the flgC gene encoding flagellar basal body rod protein FlgC, with amino-acid sequence MNAFTSMQISATGISAERLRMDTITSNMTNANTTRKADGSGPYVRKIAVFQEALDKNRRMAGIKPVKIVEDKSPLRKVYNPNHPDADETGYVTMPNVNVLNEMADMMVSTRSYEANVETLNALKGMFSKALEIGK; translated from the coding sequence ATGAATGCATTTACATCTATGCAAATAAGTGCTACAGGTATTTCAGCAGAAAGATTAAGGATGGATACAATAACATCTAACATGACTAATGCAAATACAACAAGAAAAGCTGATGGAAGTGGTCCTTATGTTAGAAAAATAGCAGTTTTTCAAGAGGCACTTGATAAAAATAGAAGAATGGCAGGAATTAAGCCAGTAAAAATTGTAGAAGATAAATCACCTCTTAGAAAGGTTTATAATCCAAATCATCCAGATGCAGATGAAACAGGATATGTGACAATGCCTAATGTTAATGTATTAAATGAAATGGCTGATATGATGGTTTCAACAAGATCATATGAAGCTAATGTAGAAACATTAAATGCATTAAAGGGGATGTTTTCAAAAGCTTTAGAAATTGGTAAATAA